The window TACCACCAGGCCGAATAGAAAGAGCCAGGGTTTGGTTCCGAAATGCCTGTCTGCGTAATGACCTGCCAAAGTTGAACCGCCAATACACACGGCCATCTCAACACCGACACTTGAATAACGTCCCGCAAGACGCCACATCCGTTGTCGCTCAGTCAGTCCTTTATTTTTCTGGCCCATACCTAATCCTTTAGATTTCGTTCGCACGGCGTCGGTATATCAAGAGAAATGGGATAACAAGCGCGAGGGCGGAAATAGGCGTGCTTTGGCAGCCGCCGCCGCCAATGGATTCAGGGGCCCGTTCAGTACCGGTAACTTGAGGGGTGGGGCTTGGGCTTTGGATTTGAACAACCTCAAAACTTACGGCAAGTTCAGTGCGGTTGGTCCGCGCGCTAGAATCCTTCGCTATAATCGTGGCGTAGGCTTTGTACCCAGCACTGAGATCTGTGGCATCGAAAATCAGGGTTTGAGGCGCCGGGTCAAAACTTAAATGAGCATTGAGCCCAACGACCTCGAGATCGATATTGTCACCCTCGGGGTCGGCGGCATTGATCCGAACCGCCACACTGGTTCCTTCTTCGGCCTTTATGTGAGCAGGTTGCAACGAATCGTCTTCACCTGAGAGTGAAAGTATAGGGGCGTCGTTGAGGGTAAAGCGCAGGACTCGGCTAAACCCCCGGTCGGCGATAAAGATAAGCTTTCCGTCCGGGGTTACAGCAACTCCCGATGGCGCATTGACGCTGCGGTTGTCGGCTCTGTAGGCGCCGGAGCCGGGGTGGAAATTACTGCCTAAGGTATGAGTGGCTCGTGCCATGCCACTGGTTGGATCCGCGATATGAGGCGTTGGAAAATAGAGGACGCGGCTGTTGCCTGCATCAATGGCCCAGAGCCCGGGCTCCTCGCCGCCCGTGAGAGCAAAGTCCCCGACTTCAACAAATCTTGAATAGGCATCATCGCCTGCGCCGGCAAATGATGCATTGCTGAGCATATTGGGTTGGCCGATGACCAGATCGGCAATCACTGACTCAAGCCGAGCCGATTCGTCGGCACCGGTAAGGTGGGCCGTTGGATCTTGAAACATCAGAATGCGATTGTTGCCGCGGTCGCCTACCCAAAGGTTTCCAAACTCATCGGTCGCAAGATTCTTTACGTCGCAGATTGTATCGGGGCCTGTTGTGTCATTTTGATTGCAGACGTTGACGGGAAGAGATACGCCGTCGAAGTCTTGCCCAATGACATGGACCGGTAAATAGATTGAATCAGGCGCGCCATCTTCCGTGGCCAGATTACGCAAATCGTAGATTTGGATTCGGTTGGCCAAAATATCGTTTTCATTGTCTCCGGATGCGGCAAAGACAAAGTTGCCGTGAATCGCGAGGCCGTGAAAAGTTTGTCTAATACCAAGCGGGCCTTCAGGGTTACGTCCAATAATCGCTATGGGGGCCGTACCTGAATTGTAAGAATCATAAACAACGATCCTC is drawn from Deltaproteobacteria bacterium and contains these coding sequences:
- a CDS encoding AtpZ/AtpI family protein, which produces MGQKNKGLTERQRMWRLAGRYSSVGVEMAVCIGGSTLAGHYADRHFGTKPWLFLFGLVVGTGAAIKAVVRIVRQFKASNREQDQTSADE